The following proteins come from a genomic window of Bradyrhizobium paxllaeri:
- a CDS encoding dipeptide ABC transporter ATP-binding protein, protein MTAQPLLDVHDLTVEFSTRRGIVKAVQNVNISVAKGETLGIVGESGSGKSVTSYAVMRILDRAGRIAEGSVMFSGIDVKAASENEMRDLRGREISMIFQNPRAALNPIRKVGDQIEDVLRQHVQSAPSDRGEKAIEALEQVKIARPRERYHAYPFELSGGMCQRVVIALALACNPQLLIADEPTTGLDVTTQKAVMDLIVELTKRRHMSTILITHDLGLAAAYCDRVVVMEKGRVVETAKSADIFARPEHAYTRKLMRATPRIGVSLRDLLPEEETTPVMAGHSRPKDGVASARLYPAIHPSSKDSSSEMDPRVKPGGDENKSPLLLVEKLVKEYPRQGASAVLTKLFSRKPPVEAEIFRAVDGISFTVGHGESVGLVGESGCGKSTTSMMVMRLLDQTSGRIAFDGKEIGAIVPQAFARLPLRKSIQMVFQDPADSLNPRFTAARAIADPIMQLGDIRGRDALRARCEELAGLVGLPVNLLDRFPHQLSGGQKARVGIARAIALHPKLVILDEPTAALDVSVQAVVLNLLQDLKQSMGMSYLFVSHDLNVVRLLCDRVIVMRAGRIVEQGSSERVLGDPKDAYTKELLTAIPHPPLPVH, encoded by the coding sequence ATGACGGCCCAGCCTCTTCTCGACGTCCACGACCTCACCGTCGAGTTCTCCACCCGGCGCGGCATCGTCAAGGCCGTGCAGAACGTCAACATCTCCGTCGCCAAGGGCGAGACGCTCGGCATCGTCGGCGAATCCGGTTCCGGCAAGTCGGTGACATCCTATGCGGTGATGCGCATTCTCGACCGCGCCGGCAGGATCGCCGAGGGCTCGGTGATGTTCTCCGGCATCGACGTCAAGGCGGCGAGCGAGAACGAGATGCGCGATCTGCGCGGCCGGGAAATCTCGATGATCTTCCAGAACCCGCGCGCGGCATTGAACCCGATCCGCAAGGTGGGCGACCAGATCGAGGACGTGCTGCGCCAGCATGTGCAGAGCGCGCCGAGCGACCGCGGCGAGAAGGCGATCGAGGCGCTGGAACAGGTCAAGATCGCCCGCCCGCGCGAGCGCTATCACGCCTATCCGTTCGAACTATCCGGCGGCATGTGCCAGCGTGTCGTGATCGCGCTGGCGCTCGCCTGCAATCCGCAGCTCCTGATCGCGGACGAGCCGACGACGGGGCTCGACGTCACCACGCAGAAGGCGGTGATGGATCTGATCGTGGAGCTGACAAAGCGCCGCCACATGTCGACCATCCTGATCACGCATGATCTGGGGCTCGCCGCCGCCTATTGCGACCGCGTGGTGGTGATGGAGAAGGGCCGGGTGGTGGAGACGGCAAAGTCGGCGGATATTTTTGCGAGGCCTGAGCACGCCTATACCAGGAAGCTGATGCGCGCGACGCCGAGGATCGGCGTGTCGTTGCGCGATCTGTTGCCGGAGGAGGAGACGACTCCCGTCATGGCCGGGCATAGCCGTCCGAAGGACGGCGTCGCTTCCGCTCGCCTATACCCGGCCATCCATCCCTCTTCGAAAGACTCTTCTTCTGAGATGGACCCCCGGGTCAAGCCCGGGGGTGACGAGAATAAGTCGCCCCTTCTCCTCGTGGAAAAGCTCGTCAAGGAATATCCGCGCCAGGGCGCCAGCGCCGTTCTCACAAAACTGTTCTCCCGCAAGCCGCCGGTGGAAGCGGAAATATTCCGCGCCGTTGACGGCATCAGCTTCACGGTCGGCCATGGCGAAAGCGTCGGGCTGGTCGGCGAATCCGGCTGCGGCAAATCGACCACGTCGATGATGGTGATGCGGCTTCTCGACCAGACCTCCGGCCGCATTGCGTTCGACGGCAAGGAGATCGGCGCCATCGTGCCGCAGGCCTTTGCGCGGCTGCCGCTGCGCAAGAGCATCCAGATGGTGTTCCAGGACCCGGCCGACAGCCTCAACCCGCGCTTCACCGCAGCGCGGGCGATCGCCGATCCGATTATGCAGCTTGGCGACATCAGGGGACGCGACGCGCTGCGCGCCCGCTGCGAGGAACTCGCCGGGCTGGTCGGCCTGCCCGTCAACCTGCTCGATCGCTTCCCGCACCAATTATCCGGCGGCCAGAAGGCCCGCGTCGGCATCGCGCGCGCGATTGCGCTGCATCCCAAACTTGTGATCCTCGACGAGCCGACGGCGGCGCTCGACGTCTCCGTGCAGGCCGTCGTGCTCAATCTGCTGCAGGACCTCAAGCAATCGATGGGCATGAGCTATTTGTTCGTGTCGCACGATCTGAATGTCGTGCGTTTGCTATGCGATCGTGTCATCGTGATGCGTGCGGGGCGAATCGTCGAGCAGGGCTCGTCCGAACGCGTGCTCGGCGATCCCAAGGATGCCTACACCAAGGAGTTGCTGACGGCGATCCCGCATCCGCCGTTGCCGGTTCACTAG
- a CDS encoding ABC transporter permease, with the protein MSAVLPAVEPAASARTSGVAAMFEHTRYVLGENRVTAFAFGLLVIILFAAIFGPYIVPYDPLASDTASALKPPSAAHWFGTDQLGRDIFSRVVVATRLDTFIAVASVALVFLMGGLAGIAAGYFGGWTDRIVGRIADTIMAFPLFVLAMGIVAALGNTVQNIIIATAIVNFPLYARVARAEANVRRNAGFVQAARLSGNGELRILLVHILPNIMPIMIVQMSLTMGYAILNAAGLSFIGLGVRPPTAEWGIMVAEGATFMVSGEWWIALFPGLALMIAVFCFNLLGDGLRDIVDPQRRT; encoded by the coding sequence ATGAGTGCCGTTCTGCCTGCCGTTGAACCCGCCGCCTCCGCCCGCACTTCGGGCGTGGCTGCGATGTTCGAGCACACCCGCTATGTGCTCGGCGAAAACCGCGTCACCGCCTTTGCCTTCGGCCTTTTGGTCATCATCCTGTTCGCCGCGATTTTCGGGCCCTACATCGTGCCCTACGATCCGCTCGCCAGCGATACCGCATCAGCGCTGAAGCCGCCGTCAGCGGCGCACTGGTTCGGCACCGATCAACTGGGCCGCGACATCTTCAGCCGCGTTGTCGTCGCCACACGGCTCGATACCTTCATCGCGGTCGCTTCGGTGGCGCTGGTGTTCCTGATGGGCGGGCTCGCCGGCATCGCCGCCGGCTATTTCGGCGGCTGGACCGATCGCATCGTCGGCCGCATTGCCGACACCATCATGGCGTTTCCGCTGTTCGTGCTGGCGATGGGCATCGTGGCCGCGCTCGGCAACACCGTGCAGAACATCATCATCGCCACCGCGATCGTGAACTTTCCGCTCTATGCGCGCGTGGCGCGGGCCGAGGCCAATGTCCGCCGCAACGCCGGTTTCGTCCAGGCGGCACGGTTGTCGGGCAATGGCGAGCTGCGCATTCTGCTGGTGCATATCCTGCCCAACATCATGCCGATCATGATCGTGCAGATGTCGCTGACCATGGGCTACGCCATCCTCAACGCCGCGGGCCTTTCCTTCATCGGGCTTGGCGTGCGGCCGCCGACGGCGGAATGGGGCATCATGGTCGCGGAAGGCGCCACCTTCATGGTGTCGGGCGAATGGTGGATCGCGCTGTTCCCGGGGCTTGCGCTGATGATCGCGGTGTTCTGCTTCAATTTGCTCGGCGACGGCCTGCGCGACATCGTCGATCCGCAGCGGAGGACGTGA
- a CDS encoding ABC transporter permease, which yields MLTMIGKRLMFAIPSLIGVVIVTFLLTRALPGDPAAYFAGPAASKEAIEQIRKKLGFDKPLIEQFFRYTNDLAHGDFGTSLTTGQPVATEIRNRLPASAELTLLGLIVSVTIAIPLGVLAATRPGSWIDHLCRVTTTAGVSLPVFFTGLVLVYLFYFRLGWSPAPLGRLDVFYSAPTHVTGFYLIDTLIARDLEAFRSALSQLILPAATLAIFSLAPIARMTRASMLAVLASDFVRTARASGLSPSTVIVTYAFRNAMLPVITTLSMVFSFLLGANVLVEKVFAWPGIGSYAVEALISSDFAPVQGFVLTMAVMYVLLNLFIDILYGVIDPRVRLEG from the coding sequence ATGCTGACCATGATCGGCAAGCGGCTGATGTTTGCGATTCCCTCGCTGATCGGCGTCGTGATCGTCACCTTCCTCCTGACCCGCGCGTTGCCCGGCGATCCCGCCGCTTATTTCGCCGGGCCCGCCGCGAGCAAGGAGGCGATCGAGCAGATCCGCAAGAAACTCGGCTTCGACAAGCCGCTGATCGAGCAGTTCTTCCGCTACACCAATGATCTCGCGCATGGCGATTTCGGCACCTCGCTGACGACGGGACAGCCGGTCGCGACCGAAATCCGCAATCGCCTGCCGGCCTCCGCCGAGCTGACGCTGCTCGGCCTCATCGTCTCGGTCACGATCGCTATCCCGCTCGGCGTGTTGGCTGCGACCCGTCCGGGCTCCTGGATCGACCATCTCTGCCGCGTCACCACGACGGCGGGCGTGTCGCTGCCGGTGTTCTTTACGGGGCTGGTGCTGGTCTATCTGTTCTATTTCAGGCTCGGCTGGTCACCGGCGCCGCTCGGCCGGCTCGACGTGTTCTACAGCGCGCCGACGCATGTGACGGGCTTCTATCTGATCGACACCTTGATTGCGCGCGACCTCGAAGCGTTTCGTTCGGCGCTGAGCCAGTTGATCCTGCCGGCGGCGACGCTGGCGATCTTCTCGCTGGCGCCGATCGCGCGCATGACGCGCGCCTCGATGCTGGCGGTGCTGGCCTCCGATTTCGTCCGCACCGCGCGCGCCAGCGGGCTTTCGCCCTCGACCGTGATCGTCACCTACGCGTTCCGCAATGCGATGCTGCCGGTCATCACCACGCTCAGCATGGTGTTCTCGTTCCTGCTCGGCGCCAACGTGCTGGTCGAGAAAGTCTTCGCCTGGCCGGGCATCGGCTCCTACGCGGTGGAAGCGCTGATTTCGTCGGACTTCGCGCCGGTGCAGGGTTTCGTGCTGACCATGGCGGTCATGTACGTGCTGCTCAATCTCTTCATCGACATTCTCTACGGCGTAATCGATCCGCGCGTGCGACTGGAAGGGTGA
- a CDS encoding ABC transporter substrate-binding protein produces MKRRDFLKSVSGLAAAGALTPAPAIWSSAKAQARSETLLIVSESGPNNLDIHGVGTNVPGYEVSWNCYDRLISHEMKSGPGGVPYYDRDKFKPELAEDMKVGDMSVTFKLKKNAKFHDGAPVTAKDVKWSLDRAVSVGGFPTFQMGAGSLTKTEQFVIVDDSTVRIDFAKKDRLTLPDLAVIVPCVVNSELVKKNATEKDPWGLEYTKQQTAGSGAYKVTKWTAGTEVVMERNDAWAGGPLPKVKRVIWRMVPQAGNRRALLERGDADISYDLPNKDFVELKDSGKLNIVSVPYSNGVQYIGMNVKIAPFDNPKVREAVACAIPYQKIMDAVLFGLAKPMFGAPADKATEVAWPQPTKYVTDIARAKALLAEAGHPNGFETTLSFDLGFAGVNEPLCVLVQESLAQIGIKTTINKIPGANWRTELNKKVLPLYTNVFSGWLDYPEYFFIWCYDGKNSIFNTMSYQSKAMDEYIAGAVDAAASGNTAKYDTDVKGFVDLAFKDIPRIPLYQPYVNVAMQKNVSGYQYWFHRRLDYRALVKA; encoded by the coding sequence ATGAAGCGTCGCGATTTCCTCAAATCCGTGTCGGGGCTGGCGGCCGCCGGCGCGCTCACGCCGGCGCCGGCGATCTGGTCTTCCGCCAAGGCGCAAGCGCGGTCGGAAACGCTGCTGATCGTCTCGGAGAGCGGCCCCAACAATCTCGACATTCACGGCGTCGGCACCAACGTGCCCGGCTATGAGGTGTCGTGGAACTGCTACGACCGCCTGATCAGCCACGAGATGAAGAGCGGTCCCGGCGGCGTGCCGTATTACGACCGCGACAAGTTCAAGCCCGAGCTCGCCGAGGACATGAAGGTCGGCGACATGTCGGTGACCTTCAAGCTGAAGAAGAACGCCAAATTCCACGACGGCGCGCCGGTTACGGCCAAGGATGTCAAATGGTCGCTCGATCGCGCGGTGAGCGTCGGCGGCTTTCCGACTTTCCAGATGGGCGCGGGCTCGCTGACCAAGACCGAGCAGTTCGTCATCGTCGACGACAGCACGGTGCGGATCGATTTCGCCAAGAAGGACCGTCTCACGCTTCCCGATCTCGCCGTCATCGTGCCCTGCGTCGTCAATTCCGAACTGGTGAAGAAGAACGCGACCGAGAAGGACCCGTGGGGCCTCGAATACACCAAGCAGCAGACCGCGGGCTCCGGCGCCTACAAGGTGACGAAATGGACGGCGGGCACCGAAGTGGTCATGGAGCGCAATGACGCGTGGGCCGGCGGTCCCTTGCCCAAGGTCAAGCGGGTGATCTGGCGCATGGTGCCGCAGGCGGGCAACCGCCGCGCGCTCCTGGAGCGCGGCGATGCCGACATCTCCTATGATCTGCCGAACAAGGATTTCGTCGAGCTGAAGGACAGCGGCAAGCTCAACATCGTCTCGGTGCCGTATTCCAATGGCGTTCAGTATATCGGCATGAACGTCAAGATCGCGCCGTTCGACAACCCCAAGGTTCGCGAGGCCGTTGCCTGCGCGATCCCCTACCAGAAGATCATGGATGCGGTGCTGTTCGGCCTCGCCAAGCCGATGTTCGGCGCACCTGCGGACAAGGCCACCGAGGTGGCATGGCCGCAGCCGACCAAATACGTGACCGACATCGCCAGGGCCAAGGCGCTGCTGGCCGAGGCTGGCCATCCCAATGGCTTTGAGACCACGCTGTCGTTCGACCTCGGCTTTGCCGGCGTCAACGAACCGCTCTGCGTGCTGGTGCAGGAGTCCCTGGCGCAGATCGGCATCAAGACCACGATCAACAAGATCCCCGGCGCCAACTGGCGGACCGAGCTGAACAAGAAGGTGCTGCCGCTCTACACCAACGTGTTCTCCGGCTGGCTCGACTATCCCGAATACTTCTTCATCTGGTGCTACGACGGCAAGAATTCGATCTTCAACACCATGAGCTACCAGTCCAAGGCGATGGACGAGTACATCGCCGGCGCCGTCGACGCGGCCGCGAGCGGCAATACCGCGAAGTACGATACCGACGTGAAGGGTTTTGTGGACCTCGCCTTCAAGGACATCCCGCGCATCCCGCTGTATCAGCCCTACGTCAACGTCGCGATGCAGAAGAACGTGTCGGGTTATCAGTACTGGTTCCACCGCAGGCTCGACTACCGCGCGCTGGTGAAGGCGTGA
- a CDS encoding aminoglycoside phosphotransferase family protein, whose product MTTALPAFTDYEPFRIWRADPTQWLLIAHDIVRGHGLACATPHVFSTGTNLVLALDENLILKIFPPFLRGQFVSERGALTQLQGRLRVAIPDIVVEGERDGWPYLVITRLSGELGADVWPSLPEADKERVLAGIGETIAEVQRVPVGPLGRIEPGWDALMRRQIEGCRARHARLGLPQKFLDGLDDLLRDAVALTALDGPPVILTGEYIPENFLLSHGAAGWHLAGLFDFGDVMTGRGEYDLLGPSAFMTSGMPRRVRSLFEGFGYSVGDVTPDLKRRLMVLMLLHRASDPVRHFCIEGWQQKAANLHELQDLLWPI is encoded by the coding sequence ATGACCACAGCCCTGCCGGCATTCACCGACTACGAACCCTTTCGCATCTGGCGCGCCGATCCGACGCAATGGCTGCTGATCGCGCACGATATCGTCCGTGGTCACGGCCTCGCCTGCGCCACGCCGCACGTATTCTCCACCGGCACCAATCTCGTCCTTGCCCTCGACGAAAACCTCATCCTGAAGATCTTCCCGCCGTTTCTTCGCGGCCAGTTCGTCTCGGAGCGTGGCGCGCTGACGCAGCTTCAGGGGCGGCTTCGTGTCGCGATCCCTGACATCGTCGTCGAAGGGGAGCGCGACGGATGGCCATATCTCGTCATCACGCGGCTATCCGGCGAGCTGGGTGCGGATGTCTGGCCGTCGCTGCCGGAAGCGGACAAGGAGCGCGTGCTGGCCGGGATCGGCGAGACCATCGCCGAAGTGCAGCGTGTCCCTGTCGGACCACTTGGCCGGATCGAGCCTGGCTGGGACGCCCTCATGCGCCGGCAGATCGAGGGATGTCGCGCCCGGCACGCGCGGCTCGGATTGCCGCAGAAATTTCTGGACGGCCTCGACGACCTGCTGCGCGATGCAGTCGCGTTGACGGCGCTCGACGGGCCGCCGGTGATCTTGACCGGCGAATACATCCCGGAGAACTTTCTGCTGAGCCATGGCGCTGCAGGGTGGCACCTCGCGGGGCTGTTCGATTTCGGCGACGTGATGACGGGCAGGGGCGAATACGACCTGCTGGGTCCGAGCGCCTTCATGACATCAGGCATGCCGCGGCGCGTGCGAAGCCTGTTCGAGGGCTTCGGATATTCGGTCGGGGATGTCACGCCCGACCTGAAGCGGCGGCTGATGGTGCTGATGCTGCTGCATCGGGCCAGCGATCCGGTCAGGCATTTCTGTATCGAGGGCTGGCAACAGAAGGCCGCCAATCTCCACGAATTGCAGGATCTGCTCTGGCCGATCTGA
- the ugpB gene encoding sn-glycerol-3-phosphate ABC transporter substrate-binding protein UgpB, whose translation MALASPAQAATEIMWWHAMSGELGKQLEKLAADFNASQSDYRIVPTYKGNYTETVTAAIFAFRSRSQPAIVQVNEIATATMMAAKGAIYPVFELMRDQSEPFAPEAYLPVVTGYYSDVAGNMLSFPFNVSTPILYYNKDQFRAAGLDPEAAPKTWAEVGAAAKRLRAAGSACGLTTSWPSWVHVENFSAFHNLPLASKGNGFGGLDAELTFNNPDVVRHVAQLAEWQATKAFEYSGRGQSAEPRFQKGECAIFIGSSGTRADIKANSKFEVGYGMIPHRPEIAGAPQNSIIGGATLWVLRDRPRAEYAGVARFFAYLSKPEVQAAWHQHTGYLPITRAAFDLTRSQGFYDRNPGAAIGIEQMTLKSPTENSKGIRLGSFVLIRSVIDEELEQVFHGKQSAQAALDLAVERGNRLLRQFERANPEQ comes from the coding sequence ATGGCGCTGGCGTCTCCAGCCCAGGCTGCCACCGAGATCATGTGGTGGCATGCGATGTCGGGGGAACTCGGCAAGCAACTCGAAAAGCTCGCGGCCGATTTCAATGCGTCGCAGTCCGACTACCGGATCGTGCCGACCTACAAGGGCAACTACACTGAGACGGTGACGGCGGCGATCTTCGCCTTCCGCTCGCGAAGCCAGCCCGCCATCGTTCAGGTCAATGAGATCGCCACCGCCACCATGATGGCGGCCAAGGGCGCGATCTATCCGGTGTTCGAACTGATGCGCGATCAGTCGGAGCCGTTCGCGCCGGAGGCGTATCTGCCGGTCGTGACCGGCTATTACTCCGACGTCGCGGGCAACATGCTCTCGTTTCCGTTCAATGTCTCGACGCCGATCCTTTATTACAACAAGGATCAGTTCCGCGCCGCCGGCCTCGACCCGGAGGCGGCGCCGAAGACCTGGGCCGAGGTCGGCGCGGCGGCGAAGCGCCTGCGCGCGGCGGGTTCGGCTTGCGGGCTCACCACGTCCTGGCCGTCCTGGGTCCATGTCGAGAATTTTTCCGCCTTCCACAACCTGCCGCTGGCCAGCAAGGGCAATGGCTTTGGCGGCCTCGATGCCGAATTGACCTTCAACAATCCGGACGTGGTGCGGCACGTCGCGCAACTGGCGGAATGGCAGGCGACGAAGGCTTTCGAGTATAGCGGCCGCGGGCAATCGGCCGAGCCGCGCTTCCAGAAGGGCGAATGCGCCATCTTCATCGGCTCGTCCGGCACGCGCGCGGACATCAAGGCCAATTCCAAATTCGAGGTCGGCTACGGCATGATTCCGCACCGGCCCGAAATCGCCGGCGCCCCGCAAAACTCCATCATCGGCGGCGCCACGCTATGGGTGCTGCGCGACCGGCCGCGCGCCGAATATGCTGGCGTCGCGCGATTCTTTGCCTATCTCTCGAAGCCGGAAGTTCAGGCCGCCTGGCACCAGCACACCGGCTATCTGCCGATCACCCGTGCCGCCTTCGATCTCACCCGCTCACAGGGCTTTTACGACCGCAATCCCGGTGCGGCGATCGGTATCGAGCAGATGACCCTGAAATCGCCGACCGAGAACTCGAAAGGAATCCGGCTCGGCTCCTTTGTGCTGATCCGCAGCGTGATCGACGAAGAACTCGAGCAGGTTTTCCACGGCAAGCAATCTGCGCAGGCAGCCCTCGATCTCGCCGTCGAGCGCGGCAACCGCCTGCTGCGCCAGTTCGAGCGTGCAAATCCGGAGCAGTGA
- a CDS encoding sensor histidine kinase, producing the protein MVQWLRAVPIRWRILSIAALNSAVVVVLAVLIWNGANVLGSAWDDVRQVRESDKILAHLESETSRLQNLIHRYINQPSPELFAEILLLREAVLGTLTTRASNDPILSGSVERLEQVTDRFLNGFGELRAVQATITKTYEQQVLGPAREMAGLYSVIEGATGHRDAQIWPSLGRSREAFTALLVAANAYYLSPGSASAEDARRHTETIEKTIPVMADLADNDLQRMALTRLQARTVALREGMAKLTEQLAIRTELLRNTIDASQADAIAVIDELSVKMRQREQKAQETFDKTLSAISRRVLSIAVMFLGIILSAGVLIALSIRLPLQQILRSMHAITSGNLDRRVQGTTARDEVGAMARAVDVFRENAIAKRKTEAELRAAKEKAETALIELNTAQQNLIDAERLAALGGLVAGVAHEVNNPIGISLTVASSFARRADTFEAELRSGPLRRSKLDDFVKSSRDAAQQLVANLHRAAELIQSFKQVAVDRSHAERRQFNLSEATDQIVASLRPVLKKAAITLSVDVPEGLVIDGYPGSYGQILTNLFLNAANHAFADGRSGAISISARARGSEDVEIIFADNGAGMTPDVQRQAFDPFFTTRRNEGGTGLGLHIVYNLVTQQLGGRMMLESRLGQGTTFRIIMPKVAKGGPTSTDQTAADGTSQWPNRTMSST; encoded by the coding sequence GTGGTCCAGTGGCTGCGCGCGGTGCCGATCCGCTGGCGGATTCTCTCGATCGCAGCCTTGAACTCCGCCGTCGTCGTGGTGCTCGCGGTGCTGATCTGGAACGGCGCCAACGTGCTGGGTTCGGCCTGGGACGACGTCCGGCAGGTGCGGGAGTCCGACAAGATCCTGGCGCATCTGGAGAGCGAAACCAGCCGGCTGCAGAACCTGATCCATCGCTACATCAACCAGCCGAGCCCCGAGCTGTTCGCCGAGATCCTGCTGCTGCGCGAGGCCGTGCTCGGCACGCTCACCACGCGCGCCTCGAACGACCCGATTCTTTCGGGATCGGTCGAGCGGCTCGAACAGGTCACCGACCGCTTCCTCAACGGCTTCGGCGAATTGCGCGCCGTGCAGGCCACCATCACCAAGACCTATGAGCAGCAGGTGCTGGGACCGGCCAGGGAAATGGCCGGCCTCTATTCGGTCATCGAGGGTGCCACCGGGCACCGCGACGCGCAGATCTGGCCGTCGCTCGGAAGATCGCGTGAAGCGTTTACGGCGCTATTGGTCGCAGCCAACGCCTATTATTTGTCGCCGGGCTCGGCCTCCGCCGAAGACGCCCGCAGGCATACCGAGACGATCGAGAAGACCATCCCCGTGATGGCCGACCTCGCCGACAATGATTTGCAGCGCATGGCGCTGACGCGGCTGCAGGCCCGGACGGTGGCATTGCGCGAGGGCATGGCCAAGCTGACCGAGCAACTCGCGATCAGGACCGAGCTGTTGCGCAATACCATCGACGCCAGCCAGGCCGACGCCATCGCCGTCATCGACGAATTGTCGGTCAAGATGCGCCAGCGCGAGCAGAAGGCGCAGGAGACGTTCGACAAGACGCTGTCGGCGATCTCGCGCCGGGTGCTGTCGATCGCGGTGATGTTCCTCGGCATCATCCTGTCCGCCGGCGTGCTGATCGCGCTCTCGATCCGCCTGCCGCTGCAGCAGATCCTACGCTCGATGCACGCGATCACGTCGGGCAATCTGGATCGCAGGGTTCAAGGCACCACCGCCAGAGACGAGGTCGGCGCGATGGCGCGTGCCGTGGATGTGTTCCGCGAGAACGCCATCGCCAAGCGCAAGACGGAAGCCGAATTGCGTGCCGCCAAGGAGAAGGCCGAAACCGCGCTGATCGAGCTCAACACCGCGCAGCAGAACCTGATCGACGCCGAACGGCTGGCGGCGCTCGGCGGGCTGGTCGCCGGCGTCGCCCATGAAGTGAACAACCCGATCGGCATCAGTCTGACGGTGGCGTCGAGCTTTGCGCGGCGGGCCGATACGTTCGAGGCCGAATTGCGCAGCGGGCCGCTGCGGCGCTCCAAACTCGACGACTTCGTCAAGAGCTCGCGCGATGCAGCCCAGCAGCTGGTGGCGAACCTGCACCGCGCCGCCGAGCTGATCCAGTCGTTCAAGCAGGTGGCGGTGGACCGCTCGCATGCCGAGCGCCGGCAGTTCAACCTGAGCGAGGCCACCGACCAGATCGTCGCGAGCCTTAGGCCGGTATTGAAGAAGGCCGCGATCACGCTGTCGGTCGACGTGCCGGAAGGGCTGGTCATCGACGGCTATCCCGGCTCCTACGGCCAGATTTTAACCAATCTTTTCCTTAACGCCGCCAACCATGCCTTTGCCGACGGCCGTTCCGGCGCGATCTCGATCTCGGCGCGGGCGCGCGGCAGCGAGGATGTCGAGATCATCTTTGCCGACAACGGGGCCGGGATGACGCCGGATGTGCAAAGGCAGGCATTCGACCCCTTCTTTACGACGCGCCGCAACGAAGGCGGCACCGGACTGGGCTTGCATATCGTCTATAATCTTGTCACTCAACAGCTCGGCGGCCGGATGATGCTGGAGTCAAGGCTGGGACAAGGCACCACATTCCGCATTATCATGCCTAAAGTCGCCAAGGGCGGACCCACGAGTACAGACCAGACAGCAGCCGACGGAACTTCGCAATGGCCGAACAGGACGATGTCCTCCACCTGA